The Streptomyces sp. RKAG293 genome includes a region encoding these proteins:
- a CDS encoding group II truncated hemoglobin → MTTMYEHVGGEQALLRFAEHFHASIQRDPLVGPLFIAGSPDHADHLAAFFCEMLGGPARYTDELGGFLSLMKAHLGMRITEEQSESFVRHMLASADAVGLPDDERFRTAFVAQIEKAAGFTRKVSLKDDSPMLDAPHPELGRWKW, encoded by the coding sequence ATGACCACCATGTACGAGCATGTCGGCGGCGAGCAGGCGCTGCTACGTTTCGCCGAGCATTTCCACGCCTCGATACAGCGGGACCCCCTGGTGGGACCGTTGTTCATCGCCGGATCGCCGGACCACGCCGACCATCTGGCCGCCTTCTTCTGCGAGATGCTCGGCGGGCCCGCGCGCTACACCGACGAACTCGGTGGCTTCCTCAGTCTGATGAAGGCCCATCTGGGCATGCGCATCACCGAGGAGCAGAGCGAGAGCTTCGTCCGGCACATGCTCGCGTCCGCGGACGCCGTAGGCCTGCCGGACGACGAGCGGTTCCGTACCGCCTTCGTGGCCCAGATCGAGAAGGCCGCCGGGTTCACCAGAAAGGTGTCCCTGAAGGACGACTCACCGATGCTCGACGCACCCCATCCGGAGCTCGG